A genomic region of Mitsuaria sp. 7 contains the following coding sequences:
- a CDS encoding BMP family protein, whose protein sequence is MMKSFLSFSPIAAGLALALTAGAATAQSTTPAVIFDMGGKFDKSFNEAAYRGVEQWKKDTGGKYLEFEISNETQRVQAIRRMAERGASPIISVGFAQASALNQVAKDFPKTKFVIIDEKVNQPNVQSVLFKEQEGSFLVGALAALTSKTGKVGFVGGMDIPLIRKFECGYEQGAKAANPKAEVFKNMTGTTASAWNDPTRGGELAKAQFAKGVDVVFAAAGGTGVGVYQAAKDAGKLAIGVDSNQNHIQPGTMLSSMVKRVDVAVYNVLKEWKPGISVLGLKEGGVEYAVDANNAKLIAPAVKTKVDAYKADIIAGKIKVADYMADNACKN, encoded by the coding sequence ATGATGAAGTCCTTCCTGTCGTTCTCCCCCATCGCGGCTGGCCTGGCCCTGGCCCTGACGGCTGGCGCGGCGACCGCGCAGAGCACCACCCCGGCGGTGATCTTCGACATGGGCGGCAAGTTCGACAAGTCGTTCAACGAGGCTGCGTATCGCGGCGTCGAGCAGTGGAAGAAGGACACGGGCGGCAAGTATCTCGAGTTCGAGATCAGCAACGAGACCCAGCGCGTGCAGGCGATCCGCCGCATGGCCGAGCGGGGCGCGAGCCCCATCATCTCGGTGGGCTTCGCCCAGGCGTCCGCACTGAACCAGGTGGCCAAGGACTTTCCCAAGACCAAGTTCGTCATCATCGACGAGAAGGTCAACCAGCCCAACGTGCAGTCGGTGCTGTTCAAGGAACAGGAAGGCAGCTTCCTCGTCGGCGCGCTGGCCGCGCTGACCAGCAAGACCGGCAAGGTCGGCTTCGTGGGCGGCATGGACATCCCGCTGATCCGCAAGTTCGAGTGCGGCTATGAGCAGGGCGCCAAGGCGGCCAACCCGAAGGCGGAAGTCTTCAAGAACATGACCGGCACCACGGCCTCGGCCTGGAATGATCCGACCCGCGGCGGCGAGCTGGCCAAGGCCCAGTTCGCCAAGGGCGTGGACGTGGTCTTCGCCGCGGCCGGCGGCACCGGCGTCGGCGTCTACCAGGCGGCCAAGGACGCGGGCAAGCTGGCCATCGGCGTCGACAGCAACCAGAACCACATCCAGCCCGGCACCATGCTGAGCTCCATGGTCAAGCGCGTGGACGTCGCCGTCTACAACGTGCTCAAGGAATGGAAGCCCGGCATCAGCGTGCTGGGCCTGAAGGAAGGCGGCGTCGAGTACGCCGTCGACGCGAACAACGCCAAGCTGATCGCCCCCGCGGTCAAGACCAAGGTGGACGCGTACAAGGCCGACATCATCGCCGGCAAGATCAAGGTCGCGGACTACATGGCGGACAACGCCTGCAAGAACTGA
- a CDS encoding FeoA family protein gives MSAVLQVPTLAQAAIGQAHRVKALQAPAHAPEWKQMLEELGFVAGEHVAVLARAMPGADPLVVRIGQSTFALRRAEAECVELEGVPSTGLAASTDAGSGHAGAAHA, from the coding sequence ATGAGCGCCGTTCTCCAAGTCCCCACCCTCGCGCAGGCCGCCATCGGCCAGGCGCATCGCGTCAAGGCGCTGCAGGCCCCGGCGCATGCGCCGGAATGGAAACAGATGCTGGAGGAACTGGGCTTCGTCGCCGGCGAGCACGTCGCCGTGCTCGCCCGCGCCATGCCCGGCGCCGACCCGCTCGTCGTGCGCATCGGCCAGTCGACCTTCGCGCTGCGCCGCGCCGAGGCGGAATGCGTCGAGCTCGAAGGCGTCCCCTCCACCGGGCTTGCGGCGTCGACCGACGCAGGGTCAGGTCATGCGGGAGCCGCTCATGCGTGA
- a CDS encoding ferrous iron transporter B, with amino-acid sequence MRESVVHIHPAGPLLALVGNPNCGKTALFNRLTGSRQKVANYAGVTVERKEGRLKTAAGKLLRVLDLPGTYSLYPRSPDERVTVDVLAGRAQGEKRPDLIVCVLDATNLRRNLRLFLSVQRQGLPCVVALNMADLAQRRGINVDTQKLSTLLGVPVIRTVATDGEGIDDLRAVLDEPERWRNDAVTAEGEDTARINHILKALGLDALQGELPSDKVDRFVLHPVLGPILLAVLLFFLFQAVFAWAEAPMGWIEAGTAWLGEQAGALLPEGHLRSLVVDGLIAGVGGVLVFLPQILILFFFILLLEESGYLPRAAFLLDRLMGSVGLSGRSFIPLLSSFACAIPGIMATRSIASPRDRFVTILIAPLMTCSARLPVYALLIGAFIPQRELWGVIELQGLVLFVLYFAGIIAAMAVAWLLKRFTNAGRQVRPLMMELPSYHWPHARNVAIGLLQRAEIFIKRVGGIILALTLLLWVLSTFPGAPEGATGPAIEYSFAGYLGRGLATIFEPIGFNWQISLALVPGMAAREIAVSALGTVYSLSATGDEAAQALTPLIASTWGLPTAFSLLAWFVFAPQCLSTIAAVKRETGGYKIPAVMLTYLFVLAYVASWLTFHVSRWLLT; translated from the coding sequence ATGCGTGAGTCCGTCGTCCATATCCATCCGGCCGGACCGCTGCTGGCGCTGGTCGGCAATCCGAACTGCGGCAAGACCGCCCTGTTCAACCGTCTGACCGGCAGCCGCCAGAAGGTCGCCAACTACGCCGGCGTGACCGTCGAACGCAAGGAAGGCCGACTCAAGACCGCCGCGGGCAAGCTGCTGCGCGTGCTGGACCTGCCGGGCACCTATTCGCTGTATCCGCGCTCGCCGGACGAGCGCGTCACCGTCGACGTGCTGGCCGGTCGCGCACAGGGCGAGAAGCGCCCCGACCTGATCGTGTGCGTGCTGGACGCGACCAACCTGCGCCGCAACCTGCGCCTGTTCCTGTCGGTGCAGCGTCAGGGCCTCCCTTGCGTGGTCGCGCTGAACATGGCCGACCTGGCGCAGCGCCGCGGCATCAACGTCGACACGCAGAAGCTGAGCACGCTGCTGGGCGTGCCGGTGATCCGCACGGTGGCCACGGACGGCGAAGGCATCGACGATCTGCGTGCGGTGCTGGACGAGCCCGAGCGCTGGCGCAACGACGCCGTCACCGCCGAAGGCGAGGACACCGCGCGCATCAACCACATCCTGAAGGCGCTGGGCCTCGACGCGCTGCAGGGCGAGCTGCCCAGCGACAAGGTCGACCGCTTCGTGCTGCATCCGGTGCTGGGCCCGATCCTGCTGGCGGTGCTGCTGTTCTTCCTGTTCCAGGCGGTGTTCGCCTGGGCCGAGGCGCCGATGGGCTGGATCGAGGCGGGCACCGCGTGGCTCGGCGAGCAGGCCGGCGCGCTGCTGCCCGAAGGCCATCTGCGCAGCCTGGTCGTGGACGGCCTGATCGCGGGCGTGGGCGGCGTGCTGGTGTTCCTGCCGCAGATCCTGATCCTGTTCTTCTTCATCCTGCTGCTGGAAGAGTCAGGCTATCTGCCCCGCGCGGCCTTCCTGCTGGACCGGCTGATGGGCTCGGTGGGCCTGTCGGGCCGCAGCTTCATCCCGCTGCTGTCGAGCTTCGCCTGCGCGATCCCGGGGATCATGGCGACGCGCTCGATCGCGAGTCCGCGCGACCGGTTCGTCACCATCCTGATCGCGCCGCTGATGACCTGCTCGGCGCGGCTGCCGGTGTACGCGCTGCTGATCGGCGCCTTCATCCCGCAGCGCGAGCTGTGGGGCGTCATCGAGCTGCAGGGGCTGGTGCTGTTCGTCCTTTACTTCGCCGGGATCATCGCGGCGATGGCGGTGGCCTGGCTGCTGAAGCGCTTCACGAATGCGGGCCGCCAGGTGCGTCCGCTGATGATGGAGCTGCCCAGCTACCACTGGCCGCATGCGCGCAACGTCGCGATCGGACTGCTGCAGCGCGCGGAGATCTTCATCAAGCGCGTGGGCGGCATCATCCTGGCGCTGACGCTGCTGCTGTGGGTGCTGTCGACCTTCCCGGGTGCGCCCGAAGGCGCGACCGGACCGGCGATCGAGTACAGCTTCGCCGGTTACCTGGGCCGCGGCCTCGCGACGATCTTCGAGCCCATCGGCTTCAACTGGCAGATCAGCCTGGCGCTGGTGCCGGGCATGGCCGCGCGCGAGATCGCGGTCAGCGCGCTGGGCACGGTGTACTCGCTGTCGGCCACCGGCGACGAGGCCGCGCAGGCGCTCACGCCGCTGATCGCCTCGACCTGGGGGCTGCCGACGGCGTTCTCGCTGCTGGCCTGGTTCGTCTTCGCGCCGCAGTGCCTGTCGACGATCGCGGCGGTGAAGCGCGAGACCGGCGGCTACAAGATCCCGGCGGTCATGCTGACCTACCTGTTCGTGCTCGCGTACGTCGCGTCCTGGCTGACTTTCCATGTCAGCCGGTGGTTGTTGACCTGA